Proteins encoded within one genomic window of Flavobacterium gilvum:
- the uvrA gene encoding excinuclease ABC subunit UvrA: MPIDISKLDPKKNIIIKGAQVHNLKNVDVAIPRNKLVVITGLSGSGKSSLAFDTLYAEGQRRYVESLSSYARQFLGRLDKPKVEYIKGIAPAIAIEQKVNTTNARSTVGTSTEIYDYIKLLYARIGRTYSPISGREVKKQTVTDVVNEVKNFEPNSKWLLLAPIHLEEGRQLEEKLKVLLQQGFARILVNNEMVRLDDFTPAEQHSLDHKDILLIIDRIVVKDEEEFYNRLSDAVQTAFFEGKGICYLQELNSDTKLSFSNNFELDDITFLEPNVHLFSFNNPYGACPVCEGYGNTIGIDADLVVPNTSLSVFENAIFPWRGESMSWFRDELVNHAYKFDFPIHKPFFQLTDEQKDLIWTGNKYFQGLNDFFKELEEKNYKIQNRVMLSRYRGKTKCHVCKGKRLRIEASYVKINGKTVSDLVDLPIKHLVDFFKNIDLNEYEKQIAKRLLIEINNRLSFLTEVGLNYLTLNRNSSTLSGGESQRINLATSLGSSLVGSMYILDEPSIGLHPKDTERLINVLLSLRDLGNTVIVVEHDEDIMKAADMIIDIGPEAGTFGGNLVAQGTYDEILRSTSLTAQYLNGDLEISVPKKRRPFKNFIEIKGARENNLQNIDVTFPLDVLTVITGVSGSGKSTLVKKILFPAMQKKLDNAGEKAGQFSELSGSFSQIKHIEYVDQNPIGRSSRSNPVTYIKAYDDIRELYAKEKLSKVRGYQAKHFSFNVDGGRCETCKGEGSINVEMVFMADVQLPCETCNGKRFKKEILEVTFDGKNINDILTMTIDDSIAFFEKNKQTKVIQKLQPLQDVGLGYVQLGQSSSTLSGGEAQRIKLASFLVKGTIKEKALFVFDEPTTGLHFHDIKKLMASFDALIEKGHSILVIEHNLDLIKCADWVIDLGPEGGENGGLLLAVGTPEDIVKNKKSITAKYLKEKL; the protein is encoded by the coding sequence ATGCCGATTGATATTTCTAAACTCGACCCAAAGAAAAACATAATCATAAAAGGTGCGCAGGTTCACAACTTAAAAAATGTAGACGTTGCAATTCCAAGAAACAAACTTGTTGTAATCACAGGACTTTCAGGCTCTGGTAAATCCAGTTTGGCTTTTGACACTTTGTATGCCGAAGGACAGCGTCGTTATGTAGAAAGTTTATCTTCCTATGCCAGACAATTCCTGGGGAGATTGGATAAACCAAAAGTAGAATATATCAAAGGAATTGCCCCGGCCATTGCAATTGAGCAAAAAGTAAACACCACCAATGCCCGTTCAACTGTAGGAACTTCTACAGAAATATACGATTACATCAAATTATTGTATGCGAGAATTGGAAGAACGTATTCCCCTATTTCCGGAAGGGAAGTAAAAAAACAAACTGTTACTGATGTTGTCAATGAAGTCAAAAATTTTGAACCAAACAGCAAATGGTTACTCCTTGCTCCTATTCATCTAGAAGAAGGAAGACAGCTGGAAGAAAAACTAAAAGTACTTTTGCAACAAGGATTTGCAAGGATTTTGGTAAATAATGAAATGGTTCGTCTCGATGATTTTACACCAGCCGAACAACATTCGTTAGACCATAAAGATATTTTACTCATCATAGACCGAATCGTGGTAAAAGACGAAGAGGAATTTTACAACCGATTATCTGATGCTGTGCAAACCGCTTTTTTTGAAGGAAAAGGAATTTGTTATTTGCAGGAACTAAACTCGGATACCAAGCTTTCGTTTTCGAATAATTTCGAATTGGACGACATCACTTTTCTGGAACCCAATGTTCACTTATTCAGTTTCAACAACCCTTATGGCGCTTGTCCGGTTTGTGAAGGTTACGGAAATACCATAGGAATTGATGCCGATTTGGTCGTTCCCAATACCTCTCTTTCTGTTTTTGAAAATGCGATATTTCCTTGGCGCGGTGAAAGCATGAGTTGGTTTCGGGACGAATTGGTAAATCATGCCTATAAATTTGATTTCCCGATTCACAAGCCTTTTTTTCAACTGACAGATGAACAAAAAGACCTGATTTGGACCGGAAATAAATATTTTCAGGGGTTGAATGACTTTTTCAAAGAACTAGAAGAAAAAAATTACAAGATTCAGAACAGAGTAATGCTTTCCCGTTACAGAGGCAAAACCAAATGCCATGTCTGCAAAGGGAAACGATTACGAATTGAAGCCTCGTATGTAAAAATCAATGGTAAAACAGTATCAGATTTGGTGGATTTGCCCATCAAACATTTAGTTGATTTTTTCAAAAACATTGACCTGAACGAATACGAAAAACAAATCGCCAAACGATTATTAATCGAAATTAACAATAGACTTTCTTTCCTTACCGAAGTTGGTTTAAATTATTTGACTCTAAACCGAAATTCGTCAACGCTTTCGGGTGGAGAATCACAACGTATTAATTTGGCTACCTCATTAGGAAGTAGCCTTGTGGGGTCTATGTACATTCTGGATGAACCTAGCATTGGTTTGCACCCAAAAGACACAGAACGCCTGATAAATGTTTTATTATCTCTCCGTGACCTAGGCAATACTGTAATCGTTGTAGAACACGACGAAGACATTATGAAAGCTGCCGATATGATTATCGACATAGGGCCAGAAGCAGGAACCTTTGGAGGGAATTTGGTGGCTCAGGGCACTTATGACGAAATCCTTCGTTCGACTTCGCTCACGGCTCAATATCTCAATGGTGATTTAGAAATTTCTGTTCCAAAAAAACGACGCCCTTTTAAAAATTTTATCGAAATAAAAGGAGCTAGAGAAAACAATTTACAAAATATCGATGTTACTTTCCCATTAGATGTTTTAACCGTTATCACAGGAGTTTCCGGTAGTGGAAAAAGTACGCTTGTCAAAAAAATCCTCTTCCCTGCCATGCAGAAAAAACTGGATAATGCAGGAGAAAAAGCGGGACAATTCAGTGAGCTTTCAGGTTCTTTTTCACAAATAAAACACATCGAATATGTAGATCAAAACCCTATTGGTAGAAGTTCCCGTTCCAATCCAGTAACTTACATCAAAGCTTATGATGATATTCGAGAGTTGTATGCCAAAGAAAAACTTTCTAAAGTAAGAGGTTACCAAGCCAAGCATTTCTCTTTTAATGTTGATGGTGGAAGATGCGAAACCTGCAAAGGCGAAGGATCGATAAATGTCGAAATGGTTTTCATGGCCGATGTGCAACTGCCTTGCGAAACCTGTAACGGAAAGCGTTTCAAGAAAGAAATACTGGAAGTAACTTTTGACGGAAAGAACATTAATGACATCCTAACAATGACGATCGATGATTCTATTGCTTTCTTTGAAAAAAACAAACAAACTAAAGTTATCCAAAAACTGCAACCTTTACAAGATGTAGGCTTAGGTTATGTACAATTGGGACAATCCTCATCAACACTTTCCGGAGGGGAAGCGCAACGTATCAAACTGGCTTCATTTTTGGTAAAAGGAACCATTAAAGAAAAAGCTCTTTTTGTTTTTGACGAGCCTACAACAGGATTGCATTTTCATGACATCAAAAAACTAATGGCTTCCTTTGATGCTTTAATCGAAAAAGGACATTCGATTCTTGTTATAGAACACAATCTTGATTTAATAAAATGTGCAGATTGGGTTATCGATTTGGGTCCCGAAGGAGGCGAAAATGGAGGTCTGTTACTTGCTGTAGGAACTCCCGAAGATATCGTGAAAAATAAAAAATCAATCACGGCAAAATACCTGAAAGAAAAGCTATAG
- a CDS encoding YfhO family protein has translation MKQLQKFFPHALAILGFVLVSTLYFFPVLQGKQIFQSDIAQYTGMAKEQNDFRATHHEEPYWTNSAFGGMPTYQLGAKYPHDYVGAIDDVLRFLPRPADYLFLYFLSFYVLMLVLKTDPLKAFFGAVAFGFSTYLIIILGVGHNAKAHAIAYMPMVVAGFIMVFQRRYIVGGLLTMFAVALEVNANHFQMTFYLLILLLILSGYFIYEGIKSKEYKALLCSIGTLVGVGIIAIGTNATNLLATVEYAKYSTRGTSDLSFNPDGSKKTTNLGMTYDYITEYSYGIAESFNLIAPRLFGGSNNEKIGTDSSMYEFMISQGVPESQAADSVTAMPTYWGDQPIVSAPAYIGAVVFFLGILALFIDERKIKYAFLGGAILTLMLSWGKNFPALTNFCIDHIPMYNKFRAVSSIQVILELCFPVLAIMGLQSFFKLEKEKQLKPLLQSGAVGLGLIIVLFLCKSMFNFSGASDSYLIQSYGPSFVDALKADRKSLYSADLLRSGFFILISAGTLWLFIKNRIAQNTAIILVGLFMVSDLFFVDKNYVSNKDFISAREVEVPFQETPADAKILEDPTNYRVFDIQGLMQARTSYFHKAIGGYSAVKPQRMQQLFDYQIAKNNLEILNMLNVKYVIQTDKEGKEYPIINPDHNGNAWFVDQVLPVNNSDGEMKALDKFNSKKVAVINVNDFSEIKNKAFAKDSSATITLDSYLPNDLKYTSNNSKEGLAVFSEMYYEKGWKALIDGRETSIIRADYALRAIAVPPGKHSIEFKFEPQVVKTGSTITLVSCVGMLFLLVGGIYFERKKQVGDKR, from the coding sequence ATGAAGCAACTTCAAAAGTTCTTTCCGCACGCATTGGCTATACTTGGATTTGTCCTTGTTTCTACACTTTATTTCTTTCCAGTTTTGCAGGGAAAACAAATTTTTCAATCGGATATTGCCCAATATACGGGAATGGCCAAAGAGCAAAATGATTTTAGAGCAACTCACCACGAGGAGCCATATTGGACAAATTCGGCTTTTGGAGGAATGCCAACCTATCAGTTAGGAGCAAAGTATCCACACGATTATGTTGGTGCCATCGATGATGTTTTACGTTTTTTACCACGTCCGGCGGATTATCTATTCCTATATTTTCTAAGTTTTTATGTTTTGATGCTGGTTTTAAAAACCGATCCGCTTAAAGCCTTTTTTGGAGCTGTGGCCTTTGGTTTTTCAACCTATTTAATTATAATATTAGGAGTTGGACATAATGCCAAGGCGCATGCTATTGCTTATATGCCAATGGTTGTTGCCGGTTTTATAATGGTTTTTCAGCGGAGATATATTGTGGGTGGTTTGCTCACGATGTTTGCCGTGGCATTGGAGGTCAATGCAAATCACTTTCAGATGACCTTTTATTTATTGATATTGCTCTTGATTCTTTCCGGTTATTTTATTTATGAAGGAATAAAATCCAAAGAATACAAAGCTTTATTATGTTCCATCGGGACACTCGTTGGGGTAGGAATTATTGCTATTGGTACTAATGCGACCAATTTGTTGGCAACAGTGGAGTATGCTAAATACAGTACTCGTGGTACGAGCGATTTGAGTTTTAATCCCGATGGGTCTAAAAAAACAACCAATTTAGGAATGACCTATGATTATATAACGGAATATAGTTATGGTATCGCCGAAAGTTTCAATCTTATTGCGCCTCGATTATTTGGTGGTTCCAATAATGAAAAAATTGGAACAGACAGTAGTATGTATGAGTTCATGATATCACAAGGTGTGCCAGAATCGCAAGCTGCTGATTCTGTGACTGCAATGCCAACCTATTGGGGAGATCAGCCTATCGTGTCGGCACCTGCTTATATAGGAGCTGTAGTTTTCTTTTTGGGAATTTTGGCTTTATTTATTGATGAGAGAAAAATAAAATACGCATTCCTTGGGGGAGCAATTCTGACATTAATGTTGTCTTGGGGGAAAAACTTTCCGGCGCTGACTAATTTTTGCATTGACCATATCCCAATGTACAATAAGTTTAGAGCGGTTTCCTCTATTCAGGTTATTTTGGAATTGTGTTTTCCTGTGTTGGCAATTATGGGCTTGCAATCTTTTTTCAAATTGGAAAAAGAAAAACAATTAAAACCATTGTTGCAATCGGGAGCTGTAGGTTTAGGATTGATTATCGTTTTGTTTTTATGCAAAAGTATGTTCAATTTTTCGGGAGCGAGTGACAGTTATCTGATACAAAGTTACGGGCCAAGTTTTGTTGATGCGCTTAAAGCTGATAGAAAATCATTGTACAGTGCCGATTTATTGCGTTCTGGATTTTTTATTCTTATTTCAGCTGGGACTTTGTGGTTGTTTATCAAAAATAGAATTGCCCAAAATACTGCTATTATTCTGGTTGGTTTATTTATGGTTTCCGATTTGTTTTTTGTTGATAAAAATTATGTATCCAACAAAGATTTTATAAGCGCCAGAGAAGTTGAAGTGCCTTTTCAGGAAACACCTGCGGATGCCAAAATTCTTGAAGATCCAACTAATTACCGTGTGTTTGACATTCAGGGATTGATGCAGGCCAGAACATCTTATTTCCATAAAGCGATTGGTGGTTATAGCGCTGTAAAACCGCAAAGAATGCAACAGTTGTTTGATTATCAGATTGCCAAAAATAATTTGGAAATTCTGAATATGCTGAATGTTAAATATGTGATTCAAACCGATAAAGAAGGTAAAGAATACCCAATTATCAATCCTGATCATAATGGAAATGCTTGGTTTGTGGATCAGGTTTTGCCTGTGAATAATTCTGATGGTGAGATGAAAGCATTGGATAAATTCAATTCCAAAAAAGTGGCTGTAATCAATGTTAATGATTTTTCTGAAATTAAGAATAAGGCTTTCGCCAAAGACAGTTCTGCCACAATAACTTTGGATTCCTACTTGCCAAATGATTTGAAATACACATCAAATAATTCAAAAGAAGGTTTGGCAGTTTTCTCTGAGATGTATTACGAAAAAGGTTGGAAAGCTTTAATAGACGGAAGAGAAACTTCAATCATAAGAGCCGATTATGCTTTGAGAGCAATAGCGGTTCCACCAGGAAAACATTCAATAGAATTCAAATTTGAGCCTCAGGTTGTAAAAACGGGAAGCACCATCACGCTTGTTAGTTGTGTTGGGATGTTGTTTTTATTGGTAGGGGGAATTTACTTTGAGAGAAAGAAACAAGTGGGTGACAAACGATAA
- a CDS encoding DEAD/DEAH box helicase, whose product MNKFEQLGLNESLLKAILDLGFENPSEVQEKAIPLLLEKDTDMVALAQTGTGKTAAFGFPLIQKIDADNRNTQALVLSPTRELCLQITNELKNYSKYEKGINVVAVYGGASITEQAREIKRGAQIIVATPGRMQDMINRGLVNIKNIDYCVLDEADEMLNMGFYEDICSILSDTPDEKSTWLFSATMPAEVARIAKQFMSEPLEITVGTKNSGSATVSHEFYLVNARDRYEALKRLADANPDIFSVVFCRTKRDTQAIAEKLIEDGYNAAALHGDLSQAQRDGVMKSFRGRQIQMLVATDVAARGIDVDNVTHVVNYQLPDEIETYNHRSGRTGRAGKLGTSIVIVTKSELRKISSIERIIKQKFEEKTIPSGIEICEIQLLHLANKIKDTEVDHEIDNYLPAINDVLEGLSKEELIKKMVSVEFNRFIAYYKKNRDLSSQSSGSDRRERGDREPRENNNGGATRYFVNIGSRDNFDWMTLKDYLKETLDLGRDDVFKVDVKEGFSFFNTDAEHTDKVMDILNNVQLEGRRINVEISKNDGGGRRDHNGRNSGGGFGGRSSAPRREGSFAPRREGGREGGFRSERGPRENSSSSRGERSSAPRREGSSDRAPRRSEGFGDSSRPRRPRRD is encoded by the coding sequence ATGAATAAATTTGAACAATTAGGATTGAATGAATCGTTACTGAAGGCGATTTTAGATCTAGGATTTGAAAATCCGTCAGAGGTACAGGAAAAGGCGATTCCCCTATTATTGGAAAAAGACACAGATATGGTTGCGTTGGCTCAGACAGGGACAGGGAAAACGGCAGCTTTCGGTTTTCCACTTATCCAAAAAATTGATGCCGACAACAGGAATACACAAGCATTAGTTTTATCGCCAACACGCGAACTTTGTTTACAGATTACCAACGAACTTAAAAACTACTCTAAATACGAAAAAGGTATTAATGTGGTAGCAGTTTACGGCGGGGCTAGTATAACAGAACAGGCTAGAGAAATAAAGAGAGGAGCACAAATTATTGTGGCTACTCCGGGGAGAATGCAAGACATGATTAACAGAGGATTGGTAAACATTAAAAACATAGATTATTGTGTTCTTGATGAGGCTGACGAAATGTTGAATATGGGATTTTATGAAGATATCTGCTCTATTTTATCAGATACTCCAGACGAAAAAAGCACATGGTTGTTCTCAGCTACAATGCCTGCTGAAGTTGCCAGAATTGCAAAACAATTCATGTCAGAACCATTAGAAATTACCGTTGGAACTAAAAACTCAGGATCGGCGACGGTTTCTCACGAGTTTTATTTAGTAAATGCACGTGATCGTTACGAAGCATTGAAACGTTTAGCCGATGCCAATCCGGATATTTTCTCAGTAGTTTTTTGTAGAACAAAACGTGATACTCAGGCAATTGCCGAAAAATTAATTGAAGACGGATACAACGCTGCTGCCTTACACGGAGATTTGTCCCAAGCGCAACGTGACGGGGTTATGAAATCTTTTAGAGGTCGTCAAATCCAAATGCTTGTTGCTACAGATGTTGCCGCTCGTGGAATCGACGTTGACAATGTAACTCACGTAGTAAACTACCAATTACCAGACGAAATCGAAACGTACAATCACCGTTCTGGACGTACAGGACGTGCTGGGAAACTAGGTACTTCTATCGTTATTGTAACCAAAAGTGAATTGCGCAAGATTTCTTCTATCGAAAGAATCATCAAACAAAAATTCGAAGAAAAAACAATTCCATCTGGAATCGAAATCTGCGAAATCCAATTATTGCACTTAGCCAATAAAATTAAAGATACCGAAGTAGATCACGAAATTGACAACTACTTACCGGCGATCAATGATGTATTGGAAGGTTTGTCAAAAGAAGAATTGATCAAGAAAATGGTATCGGTAGAATTCAACCGTTTTATTGCTTACTACAAGAAAAACAGAGACCTTTCTTCTCAATCTTCTGGTTCAGACAGACGCGAAAGAGGCGACAGAGAACCTAGAGAAAACAACAACGGTGGCGCTACAAGATACTTTGTAAACATTGGTTCAAGAGACAATTTTGACTGGATGACATTAAAAGATTATCTAAAAGAAACCTTAGACCTTGGTCGTGACGATGTATTCAAAGTAGATGTAAAAGAAGGTTTCTCTTTCTTCAACACAGATGCAGAACACACTGACAAAGTAATGGATATATTGAACAACGTACAATTAGAAGGACGTCGTATCAATGTTGAAATCTCCAAAAATGACGGTGGTGGAAGACGCGACCATAACGGAAGAAATTCTGGTGGTGGTTTTGGCGGAAGAAGTTCAGCTCCAAGAAGAGAAGGAAGCTTTGCTCCAAGACGCGAAGGTGGACGTGAAGGTGGTTTCAGAAGTGAAAGAGGTCCAAGAGAAAACTCTTCTAGTTCAAGAGGTGAAAGAAGTTCTGCTCCAAGAAGAGAAGGTTCTTCTGATAGAGCTCCAAGACGTTCTGAAGGCTTTGGTGATTCATCAAGACCAAGAAGACCAAGAAGAGATTAA
- a CDS encoding glycosyltransferase family 4 protein, with the protein MNTKKILIITYYWPPAGGPGVQRWLKFVKYLPDFDIQPIVYIPENPTYPIVDANLVEEVSDKAIILKNKIFEPYQLASVFSKNKTKKISSGIIPNKKKQTFLEKVLLWIRGNLFIPDARVYWVKPSVAYLEKYIKENNIDTIITSGPPHSLHLIGLVLKQKLKVTWFADFRDPWTTIGYHKSLRLSTRAERKHKSLEYRVLNTADQVIVTSKTTKTEFEEITNRPITVITNGYDMEPATKIALDSKFSLAHIGSFLSERNPAILWESLSELLNEIPDFKSHLELKLIGAVSQEVLDAISKFSLDSYLNNLGYVSHSEAVAHQRNSQVLLLIEINSEETKSIIPGKLFEYMVSNRPIIAIGPKNSDFSEIITETNTGVFFEYSEKEKLKNTILSYYNQFLEGKLQSYAVGLQKYSRRNLTKDLAHLINSKI; encoded by the coding sequence TTGAATACAAAAAAAATCCTAATCATAACTTATTATTGGCCGCCGGCAGGAGGACCAGGTGTTCAGCGTTGGCTGAAGTTTGTCAAATATTTACCGGATTTTGATATTCAGCCAATAGTTTATATTCCTGAGAATCCAACCTATCCGATAGTTGATGCAAATTTAGTAGAGGAAGTTTCGGATAAGGCAATTATTTTAAAAAATAAAATATTCGAACCCTATCAACTGGCTTCTGTTTTTTCTAAAAATAAAACCAAAAAAATCAGTTCGGGGATTATTCCAAATAAAAAGAAACAAACCTTTCTGGAAAAAGTATTATTATGGATTCGTGGTAACTTGTTTATTCCAGATGCCAGAGTTTATTGGGTAAAACCATCTGTCGCTTATTTGGAAAAATACATAAAAGAAAATAATATTGATACGATAATCACTTCCGGGCCGCCACATAGTTTGCATTTGATTGGGTTGGTTTTAAAACAAAAATTGAAAGTAACTTGGTTTGCTGATTTTCGTGATCCTTGGACAACAATAGGTTATCATAAATCATTACGGTTATCTACCAGAGCTGAAAGAAAACATAAATCACTTGAATATCGTGTTTTGAACACTGCCGATCAAGTTATTGTTACCAGTAAAACCACCAAGACTGAATTTGAGGAAATCACGAATAGACCAATAACCGTTATTACCAATGGTTATGATATGGAACCGGCAACAAAAATTGCTTTGGATTCCAAATTCAGTCTCGCCCATATCGGTTCGTTCCTTTCTGAAAGAAATCCGGCTATATTATGGGAATCTTTATCGGAACTTTTAAATGAAATTCCTGATTTTAAGTCTCATTTGGAACTAAAATTAATTGGTGCTGTCAGTCAGGAAGTTTTGGATGCTATTTCGAAGTTTAGTTTGGATTCTTATCTTAATAATCTTGGCTATGTTTCTCATTCTGAAGCGGTGGCGCATCAACGAAATTCTCAGGTTTTGTTGCTCATCGAAATAAATTCGGAAGAAACAAAAAGTATAATTCCTGGAAAATTATTTGAATATATGGTTTCTAATCGCCCAATAATTGCCATTGGCCCAAAAAACTCTGATTTTTCCGAAATCATTACTGAAACGAATACAGGTGTATTTTTTGAATATTCGGAGAAAGAAAAATTAAAAAACACCATCTTATCGTATTATAATCAGTTTTTGGAAGGGAAATTACAATCTTATGCAGTAGGTTTGCAAAAATATTCTAGAAGGAATCTGACCAAAGATTTGGCACATTTAATTAATTCAAAAATTTAA
- a CDS encoding oligosaccharide flippase family protein, with amino-acid sequence MGIVLNQSFKNTIITYIGFGIGGISTLFLFPPILGKTFYGLSNYILSCANVIMPLFAIGMQNTLVKFYSQCKSEKERNEFLSFTVLFPILLIVLIILIGLCFYDEISFFVTKKNPIVKDFIWLIPVIGICMAYFEIFYAWARVHMYSVFGNFIKEVGLRLFSLIALFGIYFKWITAVDFIYLTAGIYLVAFLVTMFYAFRIKKPVFQFTIPHNVKSILEYTSYIILSGSVANLLLDGDKIMLNQYMKIENIAFYSVATYIALVISVPSRAMHQIVYPITAKLMHDNKHDELNDLYKKTSINLQIVGGFVMLCIFVNIDQLYEMMPAEYRGGIVVVFMIGLSKYFDLILGNNNAIIFNSKYYRAVLFLGVGLVILTVILNMIFIPLLGIIGSAIATLLSITCYSIAKLLFVVKRMHLYPFTKETLHSIAITFVVFLMFYFWKFPVNPIIGICLKSILVTIVYVIVNYKFVVSPEINQTLDKVLFKLKSSK; translated from the coding sequence ATGGGCATAGTATTAAACCAGTCGTTTAAAAACACAATAATTACCTATATCGGTTTTGGAATTGGAGGAATAAGTACACTATTTTTATTTCCTCCTATTTTAGGGAAAACATTTTATGGATTGTCTAATTATATTTTGTCTTGTGCCAATGTGATAATGCCTTTGTTTGCCATTGGCATGCAAAACACTCTGGTAAAGTTTTATTCCCAGTGTAAATCAGAGAAAGAGCGAAATGAGTTTTTATCCTTTACAGTATTATTTCCTATTTTATTAATCGTTCTGATTATCTTGATTGGTTTGTGTTTTTATGATGAGATTTCCTTTTTTGTAACCAAAAAGAATCCTATTGTAAAAGATTTTATCTGGCTTATTCCTGTCATTGGAATCTGTATGGCTTATTTTGAAATTTTTTATGCCTGGGCCAGAGTTCACATGTATTCAGTATTTGGTAATTTCATTAAAGAAGTAGGGTTGCGGTTGTTTTCGTTAATTGCTCTTTTTGGGATTTACTTTAAATGGATTACGGCAGTTGATTTTATTTATTTGACTGCTGGAATTTACCTTGTTGCATTTTTGGTAACAATGTTTTATGCCTTTCGAATCAAAAAACCAGTTTTCCAGTTTACAATACCTCATAATGTTAAGTCAATTTTGGAGTATACATCCTATATTATTTTGTCGGGCAGTGTCGCAAATTTGCTTTTGGATGGAGATAAAATAATGCTGAATCAGTATATGAAGATTGAGAACATTGCATTTTATTCTGTTGCGACCTACATCGCATTGGTGATTTCGGTGCCAAGCCGTGCGATGCACCAAATTGTTTATCCAATCACAGCAAAATTGATGCATGATAATAAACACGATGAGTTAAATGATTTGTATAAAAAAACGTCAATTAATTTGCAGATAGTTGGTGGGTTTGTGATGCTTTGTATTTTCGTTAATATCGACCAGTTATACGAAATGATGCCTGCTGAATATCGTGGGGGAATTGTGGTGGTTTTTATGATCGGGTTGTCCAAATACTTTGATTTAATATTGGGCAATAATAACGCTATTATTTTTAACTCAAAATATTATCGTGCCGTTTTGTTCCTTGGAGTTGGTTTAGTGATTTTGACAGTGATTCTGAATATGATTTTTATTCCTTTATTGGGGATAATTGGTTCTGCAATTGCCACTTTATTGTCAATTACTTGTTATAGTATAGCCAAATTGCTTTTTGTTGTAAAACGCATGCATTTGTACCCATTTACAAAAGAAACGTTGCATTCTATTGCGATTACTTTTGTTGTGTTTTTAATGTTTTATTTTTGGAAATTTCCAGTGAATCCTATTATCGGTATTTGTCTAAAATCAATTTTAGTTACTATTGTTTATGTAATTGTTAATTATAAGTTTGTCGTTTCTCCTGAAATTAATCAAACTTTGGATAAAGTTCTTTTTAAGTTAAAGAGTAGTAAATAG
- a CDS encoding DUF4834 family protein, with product MQAASFSGFIEMVFFMIAFYYIFKFLARLFLPLLVKKVVEKAGQNFQQQQQQYQQQTSWRKTTSNDEIIIDTANSKNPRETKKVGDYVDYEEIE from the coding sequence ATGCAAGCAGCCTCTTTTTCGGGTTTTATAGAAATGGTATTCTTTATGATAGCCTTCTATTATATTTTTAAATTTTTGGCTCGATTGTTTTTGCCTTTATTAGTAAAAAAGGTAGTGGAAAAAGCTGGGCAAAATTTTCAGCAACAGCAGCAACAATACCAACAGCAAACCTCTTGGAGAAAAACAACCAGTAATGACGAAATCATAATTGATACCGCAAATAGTAAAAATCCCCGCGAAACCAAAAAAGTGGGAGACTATGTAGATTATGAAGAGATTGAATAA
- a CDS encoding nucleotidyltransferase produces the protein MNQQIIDIWKYFFQYNVKYITVGGFAVNLYGYNRNTGDIDIYIEDSAENRINLRNAFVEIGLGDFESIETMQFIPGWTDFTLDYGLRLDIMSSVKGLEDKPFQELFDAAKIVMVGDVPVKFIDYDNLIIAKRATNRPKDILDIEELERLNNENT, from the coding sequence ATGAACCAGCAAATAATTGATATTTGGAAATATTTTTTTCAATATAATGTCAAATACATTACAGTTGGTGGTTTTGCAGTAAATTTATACGGATATAATAGAAATACAGGAGATATTGATATTTATATTGAAGATAGTGCCGAAAATAGAATTAATCTCAGGAATGCTTTTGTTGAAATTGGTTTAGGAGATTTTGAATCTATTGAAACAATGCAATTTATTCCCGGGTGGACGGATTTTACTTTGGATTATGGGTTGAGATTAGATATTATGTCTAGTGTGAAAGGTTTGGAAGACAAACCATTTCAGGAGTTATTCGATGCTGCTAAAATTGTTATGGTTGGTGATGTTCCTGTAAAATTTATTGATTACGATAATTTGATTATTGCAAAGAGAGCGACAAACAGACCAAAGGATATTTTGGACATCGAAGAACTCGAAAGATTGAATAATGAAAATACATAA